DNA sequence from the Agromyces aureus genome:
CAGGCGCATGTTCGGCGACCTCTGGCCCGGGTTCGACACCGAGGAGGTGCCGATCACGTCGATCACGAACGGCGTGCACGCCCCCACGTGGACCGACCCGGCTCTCGTCGCGCTCGCCGAGGAGCGGCTCGGCACGGGCGACACCGAGCACGCCGACTGGCGCAGCGGCGCGGTCTCCGACGGCGAGTTCTGGGGCGTCAAGCGCGGCATGCGCCTGCAGCTCGTCGAGGACGCCAGGCGACGCCTCGCGGCGGCATGGAGCGAGCAGCACGCGGGCGCCCAGCCGCCGAAGTGGGTCGGCCGCGTGCTCGACCCCGACACGCTGACCGTCGGTTTCGCCAGGCGCGTGCCGACGTACAAGCGCCTCACGCTCATGCTGCAGGACCCCGAGCGTCTGAAGTCGATCCTCACGAACCCCGATCGCCCGGTGCAGTTCGTGATCGCCGGAAAGTCGCACCCGGCCGACGACGAGGGCAAGCGCCTCATCCAGAAGCTCGTGCAGTTCGCCGCCCAGCCCGAGCTGCGCGAGCGCATCGTGTTCCTGCCCGACTACGACATGGGCATGGCCGAGCTGCTCTACCCGGGCTGCGACGTGTGGCTGAACAATCCGCTCCGCCCGCTCGAGGCGTGCGGCACCTCGGGCATGAAGGCCGCCATGAACGGCGCGCTGAACCTGTCGATCCTCGACGGCTGGTGGGCCGAGTACGAGGGCGAGGACTACGGCTGGGTCATTCCGTCGGCGGATGCCGCGGGCGACGCCGGCGAGCGCGACGCGCTCGAGGCGGCATCCCTCTACGAACTGCTCGAGCACCGGGTCGCGACCCGCTACTACGAGCGCGACCACGACGGCGTGCCCGTGGAGTGGGTACGGCGCGTACGCACGACGCTCAGCGTGCTCGCGCCTGAGCTCGGCGCCGACCGCATGGTCAGGCAGTACGTCGAGGAGCTCTACCGCCCCGCCGCAGAGCAGGCCGAGCGCGTCGCCGCCGACAACGACCGCGGGGCGAAGGAACTCGCGGCGTACGCCGACCGGGTGCGCGAGGCCTGGCCCCGCGTGCAGGTGCAGCATGTCGAGTCCGGCGGCGTGGAGGCCCCGCACGTCGGCGACGAACTGCAGCTCCGGGCGCACGTCGACCTCGGCGGGCTCTCGGTCGACGACGTCACGGTCGAGGCCGTCCACGGGCGCAGCCGCTCCGACGAGCGCATCGAGCACGCGATGCTGACCCCGCTGACGCCGGCGATCAGCGGAACGGATGCCGGAACCGGCGCCGCGGGTCCGCAGCTGTACACCGGCACGATCGTGCTCGCCCGCGCCGGGTCGTTCGGCTACACGGTGCGGGTCGTGCCGCGGCATCCGCTGCTCGTCTCCTCCGCTGAGCTCGGACTCGTCGCGGTCGCCGGCTGAGCCTCGGCCAGCCGAACCCGGTGCGGCGGCGTCTGACGGACGACGCCGCACCGCATCGGTCGGCGCGACCTAGGGGTCAGCGGGTCCGGGCGATGGGCGCGTATCGGCCGCCGGTGACGGCCAGGAGGTCGTCGGGCGCGAGCTCGAGGTCGAGCCCCCTCCGCCCGCCTGAGACGTAGACGGCCTCGTGGAGGATCGCGGACTCGTCGAGCACGGTCGGCAGCGGGGTCTTCTGCCCGATCGGACTGATGCCGCCCACGACGTAGCCGGTCTTCCGTTCGGCGACGGCGGGGTCCGCCATCTCGGCGCGCTTGCCGCCGAGCGCCTGCGCGAGCGACTTGAGGTCGAGCAGCATCGCGACGGGCACGATCGCGACGGCGAGCGAGCCGTCGACCGATGCGAGCAGCGTCTTGAAGACGCGCTCGGGATCGAGCCCGAGCTTCTCGGCGGCCTCGAGCCCGTAGGCGGCCGCGCGGGGGTCGTGCTCGTACGCGTGCGCGTGGAACGCGACGCCGGCCCGGGTGAGCGCGAGGGTCGCGGGCGTGCCGGCTGCGGCATCCGACCGCTTGGCCATCAGCCGCTGATCCGGGCGTCGGCGACCGGGTCGTCGGCAGCCGGGGGGTCGATGACGGCCCTCGCGTCGGACGCCGCGCTCGAGGCCTCGCCGAGCGCCCGGTAGAGCAGCATCGACTGCGGCGGCACGCCCACGCGTTCGCCGGGCAGGTGCTCGCTCGACTCGGTCACCGGGTGCTCGTCGGAGGAGTCCCACAGCAGCATGTAGCCCGTGACGCCGTCGTGCTCGGGCAGCACGACCTCGGCCGGCGTCTCGTGCGCGTGCACGACGAGCAGGATGCGGTTGAACTCCTCGACCTCGGGGGTCGACGCGGCGAGGTACTGCAGCGTGCGCTCGGCGGGGTCGTTCCAGTCGTCGATGGTCATGGTCTCGCCGTCGGTGTTGTACCAGTCCATCTGCGATGCGCTCGGCGTGGTCTCGCCGAACACGCCGAAGCGCACGGGTCGGATCGCGGGGTTGTCGCGACGCAGGTGCACCAGGCGACGGGCGGTGGCCTCGAGGCCCGCATCGCGATCCTCGGCGCTCCACGACAGCCAGGTGAGGTCGGAGTCCTGGCAGTACGCGTTGTTGTTGCCGCGCTGGCTGCGTCCGTACTCGTCGCCGGCGGTGAGCATGGGCACGCCGGCCGACAGCAGCAGCGTGCCGAGCAGGTTCCGGATGCTGCGCCGTCGCGCCGAGAGCACCTCGGCGTCGTCGGTCTCGCCCTCGACCCCGTGGTTGTACGAGTTGTTGCCGTCGGTGCCGTCGCGGTTCTGCTCGCCGTTGCCGAGGTTGTGCTTGACGTCGTACGCGGTGAGGTCGGCGAGCGTGAACCCGTCGTGCGCGGTGATGAAGTTCAGGCTCGCGAGCGGTCCGCGTTCGAGGCTGAACGTGTTCGACGAGCCGGCGAGCCGTGTGGCGAACCGGCCGATGCCGCTGCCGGCGTCGCCGGTCTCACGCTCACGGCGCAGGTCGCCCAGCCAGAAGTCGCGCATGCGGTCGCGGTAGCGGTCGTTCCACTCGATGAATCCGCGCGGGAAGTTGCCGGTCTGCCAGCCGCCGGGGCCGACGTCCCACGGCTCGGCGATGAGCTTCGTGGCGCCGATCACGGGGTCGGCGAGCATCGCCTGCAGCAGGGGGTGGTCGGGCGTGTAGGCGCCGTGGTCGTCTCGTCCGAGGGTCGCGGCGAGGTCGAGACGGAACCCGTCGACCTGCAGTTCGTCGGCGAACGCGCGCATCGAGTCGAGCACAAGGCGCGAGGGCTCGTCGCGACCGAAGTCGAGCGTGTTGCCGCATCCGGTCGTGTCGACGTAGCGACCGTGGGCGTCGTGGCGGTAGTACGACGCGTTGTCGATGCCGCGGAACGAGTAGGTCGGCCCTTCGCGGCCCTCTTCGGCGGTGTGGTTGTAGACCACGTCGAGCACGACCTCGAGGCCGGCCGCGTGGAGGCTGCGGACCATCTCGGCGAACTCGCGCCGCACCGCCGCCGCGCCCTTCGCACGGGCGGCGGCGGTCGCGTACGGCGCGTGCGGCGCGAAGAAGCCGAGTGTGTTGTAGCCCCAGTAGTTCGTGCGCCCCTGGCGCTTCAGGCGGTGCTCCGAGAGGAACGCGTGCACGGGCAGCAGTTCGATCGTCGTGACGCCGAGCCCGGTGAGGTACTCGAGCGACGCCTCGTGCCCGAGGCCGGCGTACGTGCCGCGCAGCGCCTCCGGCACGGCCGGGTTGAGCTTGGAGAAGCCTCGCACGTGGGCCTCGTAGACCACCGTGTGGTCGAGGGGGACCGCGGGCTTCGCGACGCCGTTCCACGAGAACCGCTCCTCGCCGTCGGCCGCGGCCGCCTCGGTCACCGGGTCGAGGGCGACGCCGTGCCACGAGCCGCCGCCGACGGCCGCGAGGCCGCGCGCGTAGGGGTCGAGCAGGGTCTGCGCCGGGTTGAACGCGTGCTCGACCCCCGTGGGGCCGTCGACGCGGAACCCGTAGCGCGCGCCGTGCACGAGCGCCGACGAGAAGCCCTGCCACACACCGTGCTCGTCGCGCGCGAGGTCGACGCGATCGGTCGCCCAGCCCGCGTCGGAGCGATCGAACACCTCGAGCTCGATCGACGTCGCGTTCGCCGACCACACTCGGACCGTGCCGCCGTCGGCGCCGGTTCGGACGCCGAGGTCGTGCAGGGGATCGCTCTCAGACATGCGTTCTAGAGTAGATCCACCCGAGGGACGGAGAGTGCATGGCGGTCTACCTCGACCACGCGGCGACCACGCCCATGCGGCCCGAGGCGATCGACGCCATGCTCGACGCGATGCGCCTGGTGGGCAATCCCGCCTCGATCCACAGCGCCGGCCAGCAGGCCAAGCGCGTGCTCGAGGAATCGCGCGAGCGCATCGCGGCGACGCTCGGCATCGACGGCATCGAGGTCGTCTTCACGGGCAACGGCACCGAGGCCGTGAACCTCGCGATCAAGGGCCTCTGGTGGAGCAGGCAGACGGATGCCGCGCGCCCGCGCCTCATCGTCCCCGCGGGGGAGCACCACGCCACCGTCGACACGGTCGAGTGGTTGGCGGCTCACGAGGGCGCCGTGATCGACGAGGTGCCGCTCGACGACGTCGGACGCCTTCGGCTCGACGTGCTCGAAGCGCTGCTCGCCGAGCACGCGGCATCCGTCGCCCTCGTCACGATGCTCTGGGCCAACAACGAGGTGGGCACGATCCAGCCGGTCGCCGAGGTCGCGCGGCTCACGGCGGCCGCCGGCGTGCCGTTGCACGTGGACGCGGTGTCGGCGTACGGGCAGGTGCCGATCGACGTGCGGGGCCTCCGCCGGGAGACGAACGCGCCCCGCGGCGCCGGGCTCGTCGCGCTCAGCGTCTCCGCGCACAAGATCGGTGGCCCGTCGGGCATCGGTGCGCTCGTCCTCGACCGGTCGGCCGCGCTCGAGCCGCTCATCCACGGCGGCGGGCAGCAGCGCAAGGTGCGCTCCGGCACGCAGGACGTCGCGGCCGCCGCCGGGTTCGCGGCCGCCGCCGAGATCGTGCATGCGCATCTCGACGACGATGCGACGCGCATCGCGGCACTTCGCGACCGCCTGATCGCGGGCGCGCTCGCCGCGGTGCCCGGCGTGCACCTCTCCGGCGATCCGACGGCCGACGGTCGCCTTCCGGGCAACGTGCACCTCTCGTTCGACGGATGCGAGGGCGACTCGCTCCTCTTCCTGCTCGACGCCGCCGGGGTCGCCGTGTCGACCGGCTCGGCGTGCCAGGCCGGCGTGCCAGAGCCCTCGCACGTGCTCATGGCCATGGGCCGCAGCGAGGCCGATGCCAGGGGAGCGCTCCGCATCACGCTCGGCCACGACTCGACCGACGCCGACGTCGACGCGTTCCTCGCGGCGCTCCCGGCGGCGCACGCGCAGGCCGCGAAGGCCGGGCTCGCCGCTCGCGCCACCTCGTTCGACCGCTGAGTCCGGGCAGGGCGCCTTGCGCTCGCCGCGGCATCCGTCGACCGGAACGCCGCCACGCGGCATCCGCTCAGGAGGCCCTGCCTAGACTGGAGAGGTGAAGGTTCTTGCAGCGATGAGCGGTGGCGTCGACAGCGCCGTCGCGGCCGCGCGCGCCGTCGAGGCGGGGCACGAGGTCGTCGGCGTGCACCTGGCGCTCAGCCGCATGCCCGGCACCCTGCGCACCGGCAGCCGCGGCTGCTGCACCATCGAGGACTCGATGGACGCCCAGCGCGCCGCGAACGTGCTCGGCATCCCGTACTAC
Encoded proteins:
- the glgP gene encoding alpha-glucan family phosphorylase gives rise to the protein MKPIRKFTVRAVVPAPLSALEELAANLRWSWHEPTRRLFEAIDPGLWRASNRDPVTLLGEVAPERLEELAADGGYVEWAERERAGLREYLGEPRWFQSLGAEVPRTIAYFSPEFGITAALPQYSGGLGILAGDHLKAASDLGVPLIGVGLFYKAGYFSQSITDDGWQQERYPVLDPDGLPLSMLRHPDGSPVQITLALPDDAELHARVWTAAVGRIPLLMLDTDIPSNSDALRSVTDRLYGGGGEHRLLQELLLGVGGARAVKLYTELASRPAPDVFHMNEGHAGFLGLERISTHIGEGLSFAEALQLVRAGTVFTTHTPVPAGIDRFDRGLVERYLTSSLLPGVELDDALALGVEPGADPATSAFNMAVMGLRLAQHANGVSKLHGEVSRRMFGDLWPGFDTEEVPITSITNGVHAPTWTDPALVALAEERLGTGDTEHADWRSGAVSDGEFWGVKRGMRLQLVEDARRRLAAAWSEQHAGAQPPKWVGRVLDPDTLTVGFARRVPTYKRLTLMLQDPERLKSILTNPDRPVQFVIAGKSHPADDEGKRLIQKLVQFAAQPELRERIVFLPDYDMGMAELLYPGCDVWLNNPLRPLEACGTSGMKAAMNGALNLSILDGWWAEYEGEDYGWVIPSADAAGDAGERDALEAASLYELLEHRVATRYYERDHDGVPVEWVRRVRTTLSVLAPELGADRMVRQYVEELYRPAAEQAERVAADNDRGAKELAAYADRVREAWPRVQVQHVESGGVEAPHVGDELQLRAHVDLGGLSVDDVTVEAVHGRSRSDERIEHAMLTPLTPAISGTDAGTGAAGPQLYTGTIVLARAGSFGYTVRVVPRHPLLVSSAELGLVAVAG
- the ybaK gene encoding Cys-tRNA(Pro) deacylase, producing the protein MAKRSDAAAGTPATLALTRAGVAFHAHAYEHDPRAAAYGLEAAEKLGLDPERVFKTLLASVDGSLAVAIVPVAMLLDLKSLAQALGGKRAEMADPAVAERKTGYVVGGISPIGQKTPLPTVLDESAILHEAVYVSGGRRGLDLELAPDDLLAVTGGRYAPIARTR
- the glgX gene encoding glycogen debranching protein GlgX produces the protein MSESDPLHDLGVRTGADGGTVRVWSANATSIELEVFDRSDAGWATDRVDLARDEHGVWQGFSSALVHGARYGFRVDGPTGVEHAFNPAQTLLDPYARGLAAVGGGSWHGVALDPVTEAAAADGEERFSWNGVAKPAVPLDHTVVYEAHVRGFSKLNPAVPEALRGTYAGLGHEASLEYLTGLGVTTIELLPVHAFLSEHRLKRQGRTNYWGYNTLGFFAPHAPYATAAARAKGAAAVRREFAEMVRSLHAAGLEVVLDVVYNHTAEEGREGPTYSFRGIDNASYYRHDAHGRYVDTTGCGNTLDFGRDEPSRLVLDSMRAFADELQVDGFRLDLAATLGRDDHGAYTPDHPLLQAMLADPVIGATKLIAEPWDVGPGGWQTGNFPRGFIEWNDRYRDRMRDFWLGDLRRERETGDAGSGIGRFATRLAGSSNTFSLERGPLASLNFITAHDGFTLADLTAYDVKHNLGNGEQNRDGTDGNNSYNHGVEGETDDAEVLSARRRSIRNLLGTLLLSAGVPMLTAGDEYGRSQRGNNNAYCQDSDLTWLSWSAEDRDAGLEATARRLVHLRRDNPAIRPVRFGVFGETTPSASQMDWYNTDGETMTIDDWNDPAERTLQYLAASTPEVEEFNRILLVVHAHETPAEVVLPEHDGVTGYMLLWDSSDEHPVTESSEHLPGERVGVPPQSMLLYRALGEASSAASDARAVIDPPAADDPVADARISG
- a CDS encoding cysteine desulfurase family protein produces the protein MAVYLDHAATTPMRPEAIDAMLDAMRLVGNPASIHSAGQQAKRVLEESRERIAATLGIDGIEVVFTGNGTEAVNLAIKGLWWSRQTDAARPRLIVPAGEHHATVDTVEWLAAHEGAVIDEVPLDDVGRLRLDVLEALLAEHAASVALVTMLWANNEVGTIQPVAEVARLTAAAGVPLHVDAVSAYGQVPIDVRGLRRETNAPRGAGLVALSVSAHKIGGPSGIGALVLDRSAALEPLIHGGGQQRKVRSGTQDVAAAAGFAAAAEIVHAHLDDDATRIAALRDRLIAGALAAVPGVHLSGDPTADGRLPGNVHLSFDGCEGDSLLFLLDAAGVAVSTGSACQAGVPEPSHVLMAMGRSEADARGALRITLGHDSTDADVDAFLAALPAAHAQAAKAGLAARATSFDR